TATTGGCCGAGCGCTTCCCAATGCGGATGAGCTCGGGCTGAGCAACGACTTTTTGGCCCTCAAAAGCGGCCCGCACAAAATCTAGCTGTAAGCTAGTGGCATAATAGGCGCTCTCTTCTGAAAGCACAAAGAGCTGCATGCCCATGCTCTCATCCAAAATGGCCGAGATGGCCCCGCCATGTAGGCTGCCCATAGGATTGAGCATATCGGGGCGGACCTCAAACTCTAGTTGGAGCATGCCCGTTTTTTCATTAACAGACAGGATTCTGGCATTGAGCCAAGCCCCCAAACCACTAATATTTCCCTCAATATGTTGGCCTTCATGGGCTTTGACAAAGGCAATCTTTTCTTTAGACATTTGTTTTTGCTTTTACATTATAGGATGCACAAAAGTAATTTTTTTTTGCTGGCCAAGGGAATGTTTTTGCCTTCTTGCGTCCTACAGGCGGCAAAGCCGCCGCAGGCGAGCGAAGCGAAGCGGCTGAGGGGCTGTAGCAGGGCCGCCGAAGGCGGCAGACCAAAGCGGCTTTGCCGCTGCAGGGCCGAGCAGACCTGCGAGCTGCGCAATGGCCCGACCCGACCAAAGGGAGGGGCAGCCCCAAAAAAATAGCAGCTCCTCCCGAAAGAGAAACTGCTACAAACAAACTACTTAAAATTAAGTCTTAAGAGCCGCACATCAAGCAATCATCGGGATTGTCGATGCTACAGGCTAGGCCTTCTTGGCTGTTAGCCTCCTCGATTTGGGCGGCGGTACGGCCAGCCAAAGCTTGATTGCTGCCGCCATTTTGGCCCACAAATTTCTGTTGGTACTTGGCGCTAAGGGTAAACTTGATGGGGTCTACCGCAGCTTTGGAACGGAGGTAATACATGCCCGTTTTTAGGCCACGTTTCCAGGCGTGAAAGTGCATGGAGGTCAGTTTGGCAAAGTTGGGGCTCTCCACGAAGAGGTTGAGGCTTTGCGACTGGCAAATGAAGGCGCCACGATCGGCGGACATATCAATAATGGCCCGTTGTTTAATTTCATAGGCCGTTTTGTAGAGCTCCTTGATTTCTTGGGGCAAGCCCTCGATATTTTGGACCGAGCCATTGGCGGCAATCAACATCTCTTTGAGTTCTTGAGTCCAATATCCACGTTCAATCAGGTCTTTGAGTAGGTGTTTATTGACCACCACATACTCGCCAGAAAGGGTGCGGCGGCTATAAATATTAGAGGTGTAGGGCTCAAAACACTCGTTATTTCCAAGAATTTGAGAGGTGGAAGCGGTAGGCATAGGCGCTACGAGCAGGCTATTGCGCACCCCATGGGCCAAAATTTCTTGACGGAGGGCTTCCCAATCCCAGCGGTCTGAGGGAGTGACATCCCAAAGGTCAAATTGGAATTTTCCTTGGCTAATCGGCGAACCTTCATAAGTAGAATAAGGGCCCTCTTCCTTGGCCATTTGGCAAGATTCGCTCATGGCCGCAAAATAAATCGTCTCGAAAATATCGCGGTTGAGTTGGCGGGCTTCTTCGCTTTCAAAAGGCAGACGCATCATGAGGAAGGCATCGGCTAGGCCCTGCACGCCAATTCCGACGGGGCGGTGGCGCATATTGCTATTTTTGGCCTCTTGAATGGGGTAATAATTGATGTCGATGACCTTATTGAGGTTGCGGGTAACAATTCTTGTGACCTCATAAAGGCGTTGGAAATCATATTGGCCGTCTTCGGTTACAAATTTAGAAAGGGCGATAGAAGCTAGGTTACAGACGGCCACCTCATCGGGGCTACTGTACTCCATAATCTCGGTACAGAGGTTACTGGAGCGAATTACGCCCAAGTTTTTCTGATTCGATTTGCGGTTTGCATGGTCCTTATACAACATATAAGGGGTACCCGTTTCGATTTGAGATTCTAATATTTTCATCCAAAGTTCGCGGGCTTTTATCGTTTGGCGGCCCTTACCTTCTGCTTCAAAGGCGAGGTAGCGTTTTTCAAACTCTTCGCCATAGCTATCATAGAGGCCGGGGCATTCATTGGGGCACATCAAGGTCCATTCGGCATCCTGTTCTACTCTTTGCATAAAGAGGTCGGGAATCCAAAGGGCGTAAAAGAGGTCGCGGGCACGTTGTTCTTCTTTACCGTGGTTCTTTTTGAGGTCCAAAAACTCAAAAACATCGGCATGCCAGGGTTCTAAATAAATAGCAAAAGCGCCTTTGCGTTTTCCGCCCCCTTGGTCCACATAACGGGCCGTATCATTATAGACGCGGAGCATGGGCACAATGCCGTTCGAGTTGCCGCCAGTGCCTTTGATATAGCTGCCTTTGGCGCGAATATTATGGATACTCAGGCCAATTCCACCAGCGGATTGCGAGATTTTGGCGCAGCGGCTAAGGGTTTCAAAAATGCCGGGAATAGAATCGTCGGTCATGCTGAGCAAAAAGCAAGAAGAGAGCTGCGGGCGGGGCGTTCCAGAGTTGAATAAGGTGGGCGTAGCATGCGTAAACCAACGCTCAGACATCAGTTTGTAGGTTTGCAAGGCGGCCTCGATATTTTCGCCATGAATGCCCAGAGCTGTGCGCATAATCATATACTGCGGGCGCTCGATAATCTTGCCATTGACCTTCATGAGGTAAGAGCGCTCAAGGGTCTTAAAGCCAAAGAAATCATAGTCATAATCGCGTTCGTGCACGATAGCCGCATCCAGTTGTTCGCTGTGTTTTTCCACCAAAGCCATAAAATCATCGGCGATCATTTGGGCATTTTCGCCAGTTTTGGGATCAATATATTGGTGGAGTCGGCGCATGGTTTCGGTAAAAGAGTCGGAGCTCCCCTTGTGTAGGTCCGAAACCGAAATTCTAGCGGCCAAGATCGCATAGTCGGGATGTTCGGTGGCCATAGAGGCGGCGGTTTCTGCCGCTAGCTTGTCGAGCACCTCGGTAGAGACCCCATCATAAAGGCCCAAAATGACCTTTTTAGAAATCTCAATCACATCGATATAGCGATTGTCCAATCCGTCGCAGAGGTAATAAATCCGCCGCATAATTTTATCAAAACTAACGTCCTCTTTGCGGCCGTTTCGCTTGGTCACTTGCATCAATTGCATCATAATAT
This genomic interval from Saprospira grandis contains the following:
- a CDS encoding ribonucleoside-diphosphate reductase subunit alpha, with amino-acid sequence MQVTKRNGRKEDVSFDKIMRRIYYLCDGLDNRYIDVIEISKKVILGLYDGVSTEVLDKLAAETAASMATEHPDYAILAARISVSDLHKGSSDSFTETMRRLHQYIDPKTGENAQMIADDFMALVEKHSEQLDAAIVHERDYDYDFFGFKTLERSYLMKVNGKIIERPQYMIMRTALGIHGENIEAALQTYKLMSERWFTHATPTLFNSGTPRPQLSSCFLLSMTDDSIPGIFETLSRCAKISQSAGGIGLSIHNIRAKGSYIKGTGGNSNGIVPMLRVYNDTARYVDQGGGKRKGAFAIYLEPWHADVFEFLDLKKNHGKEEQRARDLFYALWIPDLFMQRVEQDAEWTLMCPNECPGLYDSYGEEFEKRYLAFEAEGKGRQTIKARELWMKILESQIETGTPYMLYKDHANRKSNQKNLGVIRSSNLCTEIMEYSSPDEVAVCNLASIALSKFVTEDGQYDFQRLYEVTRIVTRNLNKVIDINYYPIQEAKNSNMRHRPVGIGVQGLADAFLMMRLPFESEEARQLNRDIFETIYFAAMSESCQMAKEEGPYSTYEGSPISQGKFQFDLWDVTPSDRWDWEALRQEILAHGVRNSLLVAPMPTASTSQILGNNECFEPYTSNIYSRRTLSGEYVVVNKHLLKDLIERGYWTQELKEMLIAANGSVQNIEGLPQEIKELYKTAYEIKQRAIIDMSADRGAFICQSQSLNLFVESPNFAKLTSMHFHAWKRGLKTGMYYLRSKAAVDPIKFTLSAKYQQKFVGQNGGSNQALAGRTAAQIEEANSQEGLACSIDNPDDCLMCGS
- a CDS encoding PaaI family thioesterase; amino-acid sequence: MSKEKIAFVKAHEGQHIEGNISGLGAWLNARILSVNEKTGMLQLEFEVRPDMLNPMGSLHGGAISAILDESMGMQLFVLSEESAYYATSLQLDFVRAAFEGQKVVAQPELIRIGKRSANMRCLLLDQEGKVLAHGSSNYLQIPSS